In a single window of the Nicotiana tomentosiformis chromosome 8, ASM39032v3, whole genome shotgun sequence genome:
- the LOC104120643 gene encoding probable aspartic proteinase GIP2, which produces MKTFFDGGEIAEDVLSIQSINRSIPGPAVTVPNFIFNCSPSFLTKKLGEDVKGMVGFGQQSPVSLATQLATTFRFRRQFAICLSASTDQNGVIFIGHKPYLFALSFDASSDLIYTPIITHPNIFHNNRASPEYYIQVSSIRINGKSLPLNRTLLAFDENDDGGTRISTAIPCPVLEPSIYSSVSKAFVNEMPKDVKTVSPVHPFKTCFNSSFIGMSRLGYNAPKIYLVLHKPNVYWTITGTNSSVNVSESVVCLAFVERSQTWGHAIVIGGYQMQANLVEFDLSRKRIGFSNSLLSSNNMRKSVLYHVPVIGLRARERVDSSSLASTGSKQPPYACTSGSGNVTGTKQQAALILETMQELIQMIEQGLYTNEQATSALQSLYTQEIVAMDLLQQLNNHNAQQQQESPPSQMNQKETASPQANWLLLSPEQVLLENLDIEDHLTPLEPLSPLNMEEVVAMLLEPEQQVQNILDQNFPNITLQESLSMTLHENREKGAS; this is translated from the exons ATGAAAACTTTCTTTGATGGTGGTGAAATCGCCGAGGATGTTTTGTCAATCCAATCCATTAACAGATCCATTCCAGGTCCTGCTGTAACTGTACCAAACTTTATCTTCAACTGCTCTCCATCATTTTTAACTAAAAAACTTGGTGAAGATGTTAAGGGAATGGTTGGATTTGGACAGCAGAGTCCAGTATCGCTTGCTACTCAACTTGCAACAACTTTTAGATTCAGGAGACAATTTGCCATTTGCTTGAGCGCATCAACTGATCAAAATGGTGTAATCTTCATTGGACACAAACCTTATCTCTTTGCCCTTAGTTTTGATGCCTCTTCAGATCTTATTTACACTCCCATTATTACCCAccctaatatttttcacaataatcGGGCTTCACCGGAGTATTATATTCAAGTTTCTTCCATTCGCATCAATGGGAAATCTTTGCCACTAAATAGAACATTGCTCGCctttgatgaaaatgatgacggTGGGACAAGAATCAGCACTGCCATTCCTTGCCCTGTATTGGAGCCTTCTATTTACAGTTCTGTGAGCAAAGCTTTCGTTAACGAGATGCCGAAAGATGTGAAGACGGTCTCCCCAGTGCATCCTTTTAAAACTTGCTTTAACTCTTCATTTATTGGTATGTCGCGCCTTGGctacaatgctccaaaaatttatCTCGTTCTCCACAAGCCAAATGTGTATTGGACAATTACTGGAACAAACTCATCGGTAAATGTTAGCGAGAGTGTCGTATGCCTAGCCTTTGTTGAACGAAGCCAAACATGGGGACATGCAATTGTCATTGGTGGGTATCAAATGCAAGCCAACCTTGTGGAATTTGATCTTTCCAGAAAACGAATAGGTTTCAGTAACTCACTCCTTTCGTCAAACAATATGCGCAAATCAGTTCTATACCATGTTCCAGTAATAGGCTTACGGGCCAGGGAAAGGG TGGACTCCAGCTCACTAGCTTCCACAGGATCCAAACAACCACCATATGCCTGCACATCAGGAAGCGGTAATGTGACTGGCACCAAACAACAGGCGGCCCTGATCTTGGAGACAATGCAAGAGCTGATTCAAATGATAGAGCAGGGCCTCTACACCAACGAACAAGCCACATCGGCCCTACAATCCCTATACACCCAGGAGATTGTCGCTATGGATCTTCTCCAACAACTAAACAATCACAATGCACAACAACAGCAGGAGTCCCCACCTTCTCAAATGAACCAGAAGGAGACTGCATCCCCACAAGCCAACTGGTTGCTCTTGTCGCCAGAACAAGTCCTTTTGGAGAATCTGGACATTGAGGACCACTTAACACCACTAGAGCCATTATCCCCTTTGAACATGGAGGAGGTAGTGGCTATGCTGCTAGAGCCAGAACAGCAGGTGCAAAACATCCTCGATCAAAATTTCCCGAACATCACACTGCAAGAATCACTGTCCATGACACTCCATGAAAATAGAGAAAAAGGTGCTTCATAA